The Oncorhynchus mykiss isolate Arlee chromosome 17, USDA_OmykA_1.1, whole genome shotgun sequence genomic interval AAACCTATTTTGAGTTGATGTCAATTGTTGTTAAAGACGGTAGTTAGTGTAGTGGAAAAACCATAAACGAGAAAAACATAAATGTTCTCGTTTGAAACTTACGGTAAGGGGTGTTTTTATCGTACTGTCGTCACAAATACTTTTAGAGCAGGGTTTGACGTCAGTTTCTATATTTGGTGTTGGACGGAACCCTATTTGCATGTTAATCCCACCACGCTCTCGGATTGTTTTCCACGATGTGAACCAATCACATCGCACAGTGTGTGCGCTTTCTCTGTGAATCCCATTGGTTAAAATGCCAATCACTCAAAAATGGTACTTGAGTAACGTCATCCATTCTCTGTCCCTTGATAAAAAGAGGCCACAAGACGTAATGTAAGCACAAAGAGAACTTGGAAGTGCTGTTTGAGAGGCCACAGCATCAAGCGAAACATTTTTTGGGGATAAAGAATGCTGATTGTTACGTTGGCCAGAGCCAACTTGGTGCGTTGATATTACTGCTTCTGACTTGAAGATTCCATTTACTGAAGGATTCGCCCTGGACTGGAGTGAGGCCCACATATCTTTTTcagttagctagccaacgttagttTACGGTACCTCTGCTTCACACTGCATTCCTGACgaaaaaaaacgtattatttTCTACGAGCTGAAGTAACTATTTTTGCGGGCAAAATGAACCAAGCATACTCTTCTAGAAGTGAAATAGGCCCCGAAGTAACGGCCGCAGCAACCTTTGTTTCCAGGCTATTGAGAACAAGAGGCTTCCTGAGCGAACACCAACTCCATGATTTCAGAGATTGTCTTCAACAGTCATTATCAGGTAATTTGGTTAGCCATTTCCTACAGAAATAGATTTGCTCGGTACTAAAGTTCATGTCGAAATGGCTTCCTAAACAAACTGGTTGCTTGTTTACTAGCGtcaacctagctaacgttagctagcctttGTCTGTTCAACTGACTGTTAGCTAGCGAACATTCACTTTCTGTCTTGTTTTATCGATTTAATACTTAATTTCAGCCAAATGGTCTACCTATATTAGATAATGTTGAAATACAAGGCCAACCTGTTGCTTACGTGTCTTTTTCACGATGTTTAGTCGAATGGCTTTGCTGTTTTTGCAAGGCAGCAAGTTCTCGTTAGCCTAGGTAAGCTTGTCTCGAGACTATACTAATAAATTAGGCCCAATCGGATCGACCAACTGTCTATTCTCGAGCATAGCTATATTTGGGGCGGCGAGCGATGTCGGCAAAAGTTGATAGGTAGTAGTATCACATATCAGTAATTCAAACTCATTCAAAAGAGGTTGTCTTGTCTATTGCTAGCATCAGCTGTCACGTTTTATTGTCTGGGGCTTTGTTTTCAAAGCAGCACGTTGACTTCTAATTTCATGTCTGTCTGAACATTTTCTCTTCAGAGCACTACCAGAACCACTGGTTCCCTGACAGACCACAGAAGGGCTCTGGCTACCGCTGCATCAGAATGAATCATGAAATGGACCCAATCATTGGCAGGGCTGCTGGTCGGATCGGACTTACTAGCGATCAGCTCTTTGCCCTCCTTCCCCGGGAGCTGACACTCTGGGTGGACCCTTTTGAGGTCTCTTACCGCATCGGGGAGGATGGCTCCATCTGTGTCCTCTATGAGGCAGAGTCCCTAGCGCCCGCAGCAGCCCCTAGCCCTGACCCCACACACAACTGCAAGAATCAGTTTCTGATCGGTGGCCGCACTAGCCCTCCGAAGAACTACCTGATGACTGTCTCGAGCTAGTGTGGTTCAGGCACTACTGCGACGCCAAACAGCATCGGTGTGAAGGCCATCGACCACCCACAGTGATCCTTTTTGTATTTTCATTTCATAGTGTTTCCCCCTATTAAATGAACTTGATTGCTTATTTAATTGAATTTGCGTATTCTAAAAGCACCTGGTATTTGTTAGAGCGTTGGGTAGCACTTTTGAATGTTTGACTACCGGCCCATAGGCTCTAATTGCACTGCTGAGACTCAGTATGTAGTGTGCATATGTCCTGTGGTATTAGCACACTACATGCAAGCATGGGCTTTGTTAAGTGTAAACACAACATCTGGGATTCTGATGCTAGTTTCTCATGGTGTAATAATACTTCACGCCACTTCCCACACATGTAAACTAAAACAATCGTATAACTGGAGTCAAGTATTTGTTCAGAAAcctatacatttacaaaaatgtggtTTTATAATTCAGTTCACTGCTGGTTTGTAATCTTACGGGACCACGTCACCTATCTGTGCCCTGAAATCAAAGACCCAAGACAAAATGTCTGACTTCCCAGTTGCAAAAAAAGCTGCCTCTAAAAAGGTGAGGTCTGCTGCCCAAACACCTTTGAGGAATACTGCCTAACTTTCATAGATCCTTTTTTCACAATAGTCAGTGTTCAGAAAATTGGAGTATGTCAATCTCTAATTTCACACCTCTTGCATCCCAGTAGACATAACATTAATCATTTAAAATGGCTTCTGCTGTCAACATGTTCAAAAAGGGGTTAGGATTTAAATATTTCACTATTGTGAATTTTGTTGTTGGGAAGTCTTCTGTTATCCCCCCCCAGGTAGAATAAGCTGTGAGGTGGTTGTTGGCGTCATTTTAACGTCTAGCACTGCCAGGTAGTGTGGTGCTCTCAGCCCTCTGTAGCATCCTCTTCTTCCTACCGAGCTGTTGAGCAGCTCACCATTGCTTACTGTTCtagacaggggaaggatatagTTTGTAAGCTATTTGAAGCACAGTAAGCATTTAAAGTAACTATTTTAAATGACTTTTGTGCATCTATAAATATTTGTACAGTTTGTCACAATTTTATTACAATAAACCTTTATGAATTCACATTGTCTCTTGTGGTGAGTTTCAATTTACATTTGAGTGTTCCTAATCAACACAGCTTTGCACCTGTAGCACATTGTAAGTGATCTATTCCTTTTGTGACCCAAGGGAACCTGTCAACATTATGCTTTCAATTTAACCAGTTACGAACAAAGTCTTTACAATGATGGAGAAACCCGAgtaacgctgggccaattgtgcgccgcaatATGGGGCTCCCAACCACGgctggctgtgatacagcctggatttgaaccagagacagaccttttgcactgagatgctgAGTCACTCAGGATGCCTCTGCTCTAAGTCCATGTGTTGATCTGAAAGGCTTGTATAGTATTTGGCAAAAAAACGGCACCTAACCATAGGGCAGGACCATTATACCCTTCTGCTCCTTTCAGGTCTAGTTGGCATGAGTGGCCTTGGTTTGTGTGAGTGGTGCGTTTTATCACTTTCTGTTGTGTTCACTATCAGGACCAGGCCTGTCTGTACCTCCAGCACTGGCTTGGCTTAAGGGCACACCTGTGTCTGGACATGCTCTACACCAGCCACAGAGGGATCTATCAGCAGTTTCCTGGATGTAGTCATTAGGTGGAATGTCTTTTTAATATacatttctattggacaaatttggGTATGTCCCTCTGTTTTTAAGAAACCTTCAACTGAATCTGCTTAATAACTACGCCTCTGTGTCCTGGGAGAATGTGTCAAGTTACATTATGAACCCAGCCTCTGTGTTTGTGCAGGCTTAATTTCTGTCAAACCCTTCAACGAGGGTGTTTGTGTGAACATGCACATTTGTTAGGAGAAAGCGGCAGTCTTGAATCAGCAATCCTACCTTCTAGGAATGGAGAGACCTGTTTGAGTCTAAACACCAGGCTAAACAGTGTTGGTAATCACAACACAGCCAATAGATCTACAGACTGAAGTAATGTTTTCTAAACCTGTATTGGCAAAGGTGCCCTCAGGTTGGTTGTGTGGGGGTAAGTACTATAAAATAAAGGACTATGAGGGTGTGTGTCTGGTTCCCCATGGCTTATTTTTGGTCACGCTGGCACTCTCTTGTCTGAAATGCTTTTACCTTTTGATTTCAAACTTTTTAGCAAAAAATGATTTTGAGTTGACCTGCCCAGACAACTAAAAACTTCAGTTATGTATTCTGCAGTGTGTTTATGTAACAATGtgagtcatacaacacaatgaaTGCCAACACTCAGGGATGTTTTACCTCAAGTAATTACGAACAGAATACGCACACAGCTGGAACAGGAAGGGGCTGGTATAAAGAGGAGCAGGGCTCTGTTGTGACCTCCAGTACCACGTCTAGCACACAGAGAGAATGAAGCCCTGCAGTGGTTCCATTTCCATAAGAAATAAGAAACCCCTGAACCTCCCTCTCTGAGGGCCAGTCAGTGTTGCCTGGCCTTCCTCACTCTCCTCTTCTGTGCCCCTAAAAcccagcagcagagaggggggagaaaataCCAGAATGCAGCTCTCTTAAGCCTAGCTCACATTGGTAGCTGGAAGTGTATCAAATCCCAATTGTTTGCATATCTGATTCGAATCTGTTATTTTTCCTGtagtctgaacagccaaaaagcacatggaataGGATATTTCAAACCACCTTCATAGGTGTCAGtcagatacaaatctgattcctggttTGCCCTCAAGTGGTTTTTAGACTTATTTGGCATAGCTTGTTGCTCGGtagctactctgttgacagtttgacaagaacatgtggaAGATAAATTAATGGTTTACAAACAAATTAGTGAGTGTGCTAgaaagctaactagctagctagttgatggCTGTGGCTAGCTAACAAAAATacttgttttgaaagttggatTGATTGATCTTATCCTTTGTGGCTTTAAAAGTgttcttacactatgattttgaacatttAAAAGTAATTGGGAAATGTCCACTGcaggcattgttgtcaccttagcttgctacaACTTCTGAGTGACAAGAATCAcaagcaccaccaccaatcagtCTACACAACTGTGCACACACCTATGACAACTAGCGTAGCCATGTCAGAAAAttactgctgtctgaacacacacagatctgatttggtcacttgtaacttgctgtttgcACAGTGAGTATTCCAAaacggatttgaaaaacaaaactgatttcaGAATTAAGTCCTGCAGTGTGAACCAGGCTTAAAAGACTGGAAAGGAGGTTGTTCTACCCACTCCCTCATCCATCCCTGTTACCCCTTTCTTCTCCCTCTGCTGACCCAGGAGGGGTGAGCGATAGACCCCTTTGCAGCACGCTTGCAAGACAATTTGAGACCTTAGAACCTTACAGTCCTATCTGCGCAAAGCATTGTTCTGAGATATTGAGCATTAGTTTTCACATCCCAGATCTCAGAACTGTTATGTAGTGAATTCTTCTTTCATAACCTTAACCTAAAGTGTAGAGTATCAAAAGTTAtttgaaaaaaaacaatttgGGGGGTGCAATAGCAGAAATCTGGGTTCAGTCAAAAGTTTCTATCTGGCATAGAAAGTTACAATTATTTCAATTTCAATGGAATAGTACAGACATGTAATGATTAAATAAAGGGAATAACCTTCCTTCTTTCTAATCACATCATCAAATATAATAATTAATGTTCATCGCAGATTTGTTAAAGTGATAGTTCCCTAAAATGTCAAATGGACTATATCCTATGGATAACTAACAAAATTGCTGAAGCCTAGCCCTGGATGAGTAAACTGATATATTTGTCTGGTCTCTGACACCCAAAGTCAGCAAAGTACTTGCTAGTTATCAACAAAAATGTGGTAAGTTTGTAATTTTAGTGAAATACCCCTTCCATGGAGATTTTTGTAGACAAAAACAGCAATGCCTCTCCTAAGGGCCTCAAACACGCTGTAAGGTAcctattatttatttgtttttaccaCAAAGAGCTTACGTTATGGACATTCTTCTGAGCAGAACCTATGATATGAATAATCAAGGATTCGGGACAGCAAGGTTCTATCTGTGAAATGTATGTAATGTTTTGAGATAATGAGTATTTTTTAAGTGCCAGATCTCAGAACTGTCTTGTGATCTCTTCCTCGTCAGGACTCAATAAGTATGTCACCTTAAATCGTATTATTTGGGATTGgattgcagatagaaccttatagcaCCATGTTAAAAGGTGTTTACACAGATATAACTTTCAgatgtgtattttttttctccatcataCATTTAATTTTTCAAAACTCTGACATATCTCACATGTAAAGGACCACCGGAAGAGCAACTCTATCATTTTTGACTAACAtgtcagatagaaccttataggtCCCAAATTGGCATCGCATCGCTGGGCCTTTCAGGAGAGGGTGTTTGTGAAACCTGGGGAGATGGTGGGGAACAATAAAAGAGGCATGCCTCGCTCCCCCCTCTCATAGTAGCCATAGCACCATCTGTCCCGTCCCCACCTcgctcctgcccccccccccccccccccccccgccctcctcacccctccagcACTAAACAGAGAGCAAAAGGCCTCTTTCAGCTCAACGGACCCCCTCAgccctcctgtcttcctctcactGGTACAGAGGCCCGTGAGGTCGACAGAACTTTTCACGCAGCAACATGTACCTGTGGTGGATTACTCCGCTTtgactgagggggagagaggaagagagaaaaagggcGAGGAAGGGGAGTAGTTgagcagagaaacagaggagtggAATCAGTGCAATTTATGCCTTTGAAGGAATCCTATTGATGTGTAGATGTCTGAGAGCAGAAGTTTCCAGAAGTTTGCCCGCTGCTTTTATGTTGGTCTGAGCCTCTGCAGCTACAAAGTAAATCGCTAACTGTCAAAGTACTTCAGTTTTCTTTTATTGAGTTAACTCTTAAGCTGTGAATCAGTACAACAGTCACATTTGTAACTATGTCAATCTCTAATTTCATATACAAAATACATACTACAATATACGCACCATAACTCTCAGAAAATATGGACAATCAGATACTTTCTAAGAGTTTATCTCTACCTTATTATTTACAGTGTATTGGTTGTGTGTGGGGGAAGGGagcatttatgtgtgtgtgggagagagagaggggatatgtCTGGGTGCAAACAAAACAGTGAGTGAAATGGTGTGAAGAGGGATATAACTGGAAGTGGGTAAACAAGATGTAGGTGTTAGGGCGGAGCACAGAGGGTGTAGTTTATTACCCAGTTTGTCTGTTgctgtcgctctgtctgtcttttgGTGTCTGACTAGTACCTGTGTGCTCGCTTCAGGATTGTGTCACTGTAGACCAAtgtgtgtatgttgttgtttACTGAGTTGGTTCTTTGTGTCTGCTTAGAGGACACCACTGCGTGTCGGTGTGTGCGTCTGCtctcggttgtgtgtgtgtgatccagtTAGAGTGTCATCATAAAGTAGGGTGTGAAGGAGGATATAATGGGAGGTGAGGTGATGTGTGTAAACACGGTGTGGGTGCGAGGCTCAACATGGGGCCACTTTATTGACATCACAGTGTGATTGGCGAGGCATAGATAAAGCAGAGGGATATGTCAGAGACATAAATGGAACGATTCTCTGTCTGTTGAAACAGTGTGGATTCCACCTCAATTCAGACCTatcacatgtacgcacacacgcacgatTCACATTTCTCCCTTGATCTAGATTGTAGAGGAAAGGAGACCCTCCAATCCTACATACATGTAGATCATTGTGCTTCATCTTAGGTCACGTCTCACATATCACACGGTTGTCTCTTCGCTTCGTCACCCAATCAAGACTGTGTAAAGCTGCCACTCCGTGTCTTAGGAGCACACAGGCAAAGCACACTCTAAATGAGACCCAGTTAAGATAGCAGTATGCAAAGCTAACTATGGTAACTAGCCAGGGAAATTCTGCTTCCCTGATGCCGGATCCTCTTTGGCCCTTGGGAGGTAGACAGGTGGTTAAGAGTGACACAGTGACCCAAAAATGTACTTCATGTAACACTTGCCATAATGGACATTTTGCTCCTGTAATAGTGCTTATGCCAGCCTAACAACGTGTTCCCTGTCTAAAGTAGCCTGCGGATTTGGCCTGCTGTGTTGTAAAACTGGCCCATAAACTGAACAAACACCGTCGCAGTCTCTCTTTTGCCAGGTGCTGAGTTTGCAGATTGACGTTCACCATGGTTCCCTTTGTCTGCACTCGGCCTGAAGTACAAGGTTAGAGATAGGCTGAATAGTTTGTGACGTTGTACTCTTGAttgctacagagagacagacagagtggacTTCAGCGGGGGCTCTCTGTCTGCAACACACCGGACAGAGTCAAAAGTGCTCTGAGTGCGCGAGTGTGTATGCTtgagtgtgtgtgaaagagacagagagagaatagtctGCCTGTCACATTCGGGCCAGAGTGATACTGTGTCCCCATgggaataagtgtgtgtgtgtgtgtggctttgaCAGAGCCTCTCAGGCCAGACTGATAAGTACAGTCTCCTGGAACACACACCAGATAGGAGAGACCATAAAAAGATAAATGTGGAGCATCAATGTTCAACCTGACAGCCAGTCTAATATCTATTCATATGACAACTGAACACTCGCATTTTGAAAAATAAACACAACTTGGAATTGTGTACTAGTGCAGTATGTGTGTGCTCATTTGATAATTCCAGTCAGTTTGTTGTTTGTGTTAGGCCATAGTTGGGACAAAGATGGGTAgagttacatctctctctctgtctcccaccctctctttcttccacccTCTTATCTAACTTTGTTAGGACATTCTATTGAGGAAACTGCATCTCAAGTTACCTGTGAATGCCCCCTAACCACacgtaatttttttttacaaaaaatacgTTTTGGGGGTGAACTGTCAAGAATGTAACACTGTTTCCTATTGTATGTTGGCCAGAATGATTCAGATTTACATTCAGAGGGTTTaacagtcacatgtacagggttgcaagTGTGAGTGCAGGGTACAGTGGAAGTCTTAGGGTTCGAGTTCCAACACGCAGGactggtgaaataaaaataatgaaaatggtAATTAAACAATAGAAATAGCAGTATATACATAATATACATGATAACATGATTATGGGTGTGTACATTTGAGGTCATTCCCTAAACAAACCCCCAGTCTCCCCTGTCCGTGCCCTCCTTTCCCCTTTCGTTCTCCCagcctgtctctcactctctccgcGCCCAATGACAAAGAATGGATGATCTCTGACCTGTAGGGACTGCTGGGGCCAGTCAAACGTTGAATTCTATTCAATCTGATTCCTCGATAGAAACTTTCTGATCGAGCGTTTGAGCATTTACGTGAGTGCAGTCTCTACTaaagcgggaacattgcctttacttTTCAATCACTCTGAACATTCACAATTCGGGTTTAATAAAGCACTAAATGTATGGACCTGTCTGCTTTCTCATTGGTCGATGGCGGCATCCTAGCAGGTTTCTTGCttctttctctatctgtctctatctccctgtctatgtctctctctctatttctatctctctgtctgtgtctctgtctctatttctatctccctgtctatgtctctgtctctatttctatctccctgtctgtctctgtttctctgtgagACTCACAACAAAGTGAAACTGCTTCTTCGTGCCACAGTGCCGTTGAAAGTCACTTATAGAAGTAGAGAGATGGTAAACAGTACTGCTAGTGTGTCTCTTCTTACCCCAGGGAAATAGAGATTCAATAGGGTCTTTGACAGAGCAGTCCCCACATGTATTTGGGTTCCCCCATGAAAAAAAAGATTCATTTAGAATCCCTAAGCTATAGGATCTCaaagcttttttttttctctctctctctctttctcattcatctctccctttcaccTCCATGCTACCCTTCCCTGTCCTGAGGCTGCCAGTG includes:
- the LOC110494047 gene encoding protein BTG2 codes for the protein MNQAYSSRSEIGPEVTAAATFVSRLLRTRGFLSEHQLHDFRDCLQQSLSEHYQNHWFPDRPQKGSGYRCIRMNHEMDPIIGRAAGRIGLTSDQLFALLPRELTLWVDPFEVSYRIGEDGSICVLYEAESLAPAAAPSPDPTHNCKNQFLIGGRTSPPKNYLMTVSS